The window TGGGTGCACAATTAGAAAGCGCTCTATTATTGGGATGGGAACCACCATTCTCGACAATGCAGAAATTGGCGAAGAATGTATTATCGGAGCGAATACCCTTATCCCATCCGGAAAAGTCATCCCGCCCCGCTCATTGGTTGTCGGTTCTCCTGGTAAGGTCGTCCGTGAACTGACGCAAGAAGACTTGGACCTGATCCAGCTTTCCATCGACACATACGTCCAAAAAGGATATGATTTTAATGAAATCCTGAAAGACGAAACCGAACAAGCTTAACAAAAAAACCGGCAGCTGCACAAAAGCTCCCGGTTTTTTCATCTCCACTTTACAGATGCGACAGTCCCGAAAGCATTGGAGGTTACTCCAGCCGGGCGTCGTCTCGCCGGCCATCCTATCGGATAATCATCGGATGATCGATTGCATCGTAGGATTCATCTTTATGGCTCAAATCATTGTCTTTTCGAAAAACCTCTTCGAAAAAACGGCTTGCGGGTTGGGCAAGCAGTTTATAATATTGAGCAAATAAAAGTGCCGCGTGGTTCCCATTCCACATATCGGGAAGAAGTTCTTTCGGAAGGCCCGGGTCCGTAAATAGAAATTTCCGATATTCGTGGACAAGATTCGTCCTTTCCACGAAACATTGAGCATCTGTCATCTGGCCGCTCTCCATTTGGCTGTTGGAGATGATATATTTCTTACTGTACGTGGAGATGAACTCTTCGTACTTTTCCTCAATCTCTTCCAACGGCCAGCTCCTCTCCACAAGGGATCGGTCTGTTTGCGGACCTCGATGTTCTGAAATAAAGAAATCAACATACTCACTGATCTCATACTTCTCAATTAAGAGATTCACTTCTTTTTCCAGGTTGTTCGGAGAAATCCAGCACCCATTGGAGAAGCTGCCGAATCCACTCCATAGCAATTCCTTCCGGAGTTCATCCCGGATTTGTCGCTTCTCTTCCGGAATCGTATACATGAGCATCCGCCATTTCCCGTCCCACGCATGTGGATCCAGTTTAAAGATACGCGACGCCGCTTCATCCATCCGGGACACACCCCGAGGGGTCAGATAATAGTAGCTCTTTTTCCCTTGCCTTTCGGTATTGAACCATCCCAATTTCATCATACGTGAAACAGCGACCCGCACAGATTGCTCATTGTGACCGAATTCCTTCATCAGCCTGATTAAACTGCCAATCCATATTTTGTTTCCATAATGACGAATGTAATCACCAAATATCGTGAAAATCATTGATTGTGTATTTGAAATGGAACTAACCACGCTTTCATCTGTTATTCTCCGTATTCTCCTTTCCATTATAGCAATGAGGGAGAGTGGCAGACAAGATTATTTGCCTGAGAATACGGGCTTTCTCTTTTCACTGAAGGCGTGAAGAGCTTCCATCCGATCTTCTGTCGGGATAGTCAATTCGTATGCTTTTGACTCGATTGCAAGACCCGTCCGCAAGTCGGTATTCATACCTTCATTAATTGCATATTTTGCTTGTTTGATGGCAACCGGTCCGTTTTTCAAAATGTTTTCGGCTAATTGCACACAGCTGGAAATCAGATTTTCTTTCTCCACCACTTGCAGGAGGAGGCCGATGTCATATGCTTCCTCTGCCGTCAACCGTTTCGCCGTGAAGATCAATTCCTTCGCTTTCATCTCACCAATCAGGCGTGGCAAGCGCTGTGTACCGCCCGCTCCCGGGATGATCGCCCAGCTTGTTTCCGTTAAACCAAGTGTCGCTTCTTTCACGGCAATCGGGAAGTCGCAAGCCACCATGAGTTCGAACCCGCCGCCAAGTGCATATCCATTAACCGCCGCAATCGTTGGCTGTGGTAGTTCGGCAATACTGTTGAAGGCATTGCGAATTGCTTTTACGTTCCGTCTTACTTCAGTATCATTCAAAGTTTTCCGCTCTTTCAAGTCGGCTCCCGCACTGAAAGCCTTCTCCCCGGCACCTGTGAAAATGACAACACGGACTTCCGGATCCAAAGCGATGGAATCGGTTACTTCCTGTAATTTTTGAAGCGCCTCATAGTTAAAGCAGTTTAGCGCTTCTTCGCGATTGATCGTTACATAAGCGATATTGTCTTTCTT is drawn from Sporosarcina sp. FSL W7-1349 and contains these coding sequences:
- a CDS encoding gamma carbonic anhydrase family protein; translation: MIIPYNGKKADVHPSVFVAPGAYLIGDVTIDEESTIWFNAVLRGDEGSITIGKRCSIQDNSTIHLYEGAPVLVEDEVTVGHNVILHGCTIRKRSIIGMGTTILDNAEIGEECIIGANTLIPSGKVIPPRSLVVGSPGKVVRELTQEDLDLIQLSIDTYVQKGYDFNEILKDETEQA
- the paaX gene encoding phenylacetic acid degradation operon negative regulatory protein PaaX; the encoded protein is MIFTIFGDYIRHYGNKIWIGSLIRLMKEFGHNEQSVRVAVSRMMKLGWFNTERQGKKSYYYLTPRGVSRMDEAASRIFKLDPHAWDGKWRMLMYTIPEEKRQIRDELRKELLWSGFGSFSNGCWISPNNLEKEVNLLIEKYEISEYVDFFISEHRGPQTDRSLVERSWPLEEIEEKYEEFISTYSKKYIISNSQMESGQMTDAQCFVERTNLVHEYRKFLFTDPGLPKELLPDMWNGNHAALLFAQYYKLLAQPASRFFEEVFRKDNDLSHKDESYDAIDHPMIIR
- a CDS encoding enoyl-CoA hydratase-related protein; its protein translation is MEPILYEKKDNIAYVTINREEALNCFNYEALQKLQEVTDSIALDPEVRVVIFTGAGEKAFSAGADLKERKTLNDTEVRRNVKAIRNAFNSIAELPQPTIAAVNGYALGGGFELMVACDFPIAVKEATLGLTETSWAIIPGAGGTQRLPRLIGEMKAKELIFTAKRLTAEEAYDIGLLLQVVEKENLISSCVQLAENILKNGPVAIKQAKYAINEGMNTDLRTGLAIESKAYELTIPTEDRMEALHAFSEKRKPVFSGK